In a single window of the Patescibacteria group bacterium genome:
- the pgeF gene encoding peptidoglycan editing factor PgeF, producing MIYAKLFSKYTDLFHGFTTRSEDNPKVANLVLAQQVHGNKISQVKKSDLGQKKNGADGLISKTEKVKIAVRTADCLPILFYEPKRKIIAAVHAGWQGTLKEISKKMVRQIEKLKGRPKQTLAVFGPHICASCYDISPERAKLFKRGVKKINGQFHLDLKELNLQQLTAAGLQKKNIEILPYCTACQNKLFYSFRKKDRDQMIFAVIGLR from the coding sequence ATGATTTACGCGAAATTGTTTTCAAAATATACCGATCTTTTTCATGGTTTTACGACGCGAAGTGAAGACAACCCAAAAGTTGCAAATCTTGTTTTGGCCCAACAGGTTCACGGTAATAAAATCAGTCAGGTTAAAAAAAGCGATCTGGGTCAGAAAAAAAACGGAGCTGACGGTTTGATAAGCAAGACAGAAAAAGTTAAGATTGCGGTTAGGACCGCCGATTGTTTGCCGATTCTTTTTTACGAACCGAAAAGAAAAATTATCGCGGCCGTTCATGCCGGCTGGCAAGGGACCTTAAAAGAAATAAGTAAAAAAATGGTGAGGCAAATAGAAAAATTAAAAGGCCGTCCAAAACAGACGCTGGCCGTTTTCGGTCCTCATATTTGTGCCTCCTGTTATGATATTTCTCCGGAAAGAGCCAAATTATTTAAAAGGGGAGTCAAAAAAATTAACGGTCAATTTCATTTAGACTTAAAAGAGCTTAATCTTCAACAATTAACGGCGGCAGGTCTTCAGAAGAAAAATATCGAGATCTTGCCCTATTGTACGGCCTGTCAAAATAAACTTTTTTATTCATTCCGAAAGAAAGATCGTGACCAAATGATCTTTGCCGTAATTGGCCTAAGATGA
- the murC gene encoding UDP-N-acetylmuramate--L-alanine ligase, with the protein MKFKHVHFIGLKGAAMTPLAILVSEMGAKVTGSDVDEVFPTDKVLAKYHLTPRVGFTKENLKGKPDLVVVTGAHGGSSNPEAQEAKKRGLKVLMHAQALGEISAEKKVIAVSGNHGKTTTAAIIAHLLTYAGLDPSFAVGCGDIFSLGTPGHAGLGDYFVVEADEYVTDPGLDPTPRFFWLKPDIAVLTNIDFDHPDVYDNLAEIKEAFLTFAQKIPPDGLLVAGIDDENVRKILPFFHKPVLTYGFSTLADYQISRLSFGPSLTFFNLKYKNTDLGKFTLKIPGQFNVLNAVAACIVANFLGISWEKIKEILPGFSGTKRRFELISEKKKIKFFDDYAHHPAQIKSTLAAAKAWFPGKRIICLFQPHTFSRTKALLSAFGRAFSGADEVVIVDIFPSAREKVDKTISSKILALEIKKNQKNVHYFAKLNEAGDFLAKILLPGDIMLTMGAGDVYKIYDDLISKI; encoded by the coding sequence ATGAAATTTAAACACGTTCATTTTATCGGTCTTAAAGGAGCCGCCATGACTCCCCTAGCGATTCTTGTTTCTGAAATGGGAGCTAAAGTCACCGGCTCGGATGTGGATGAGGTGTTTCCGACCGATAAAGTTTTGGCAAAATATCATCTTACTCCTCGAGTTGGTTTTACCAAAGAAAACCTGAAGGGGAAGCCTGATTTGGTCGTCGTGACCGGAGCCCATGGCGGCAGTTCTAATCCGGAGGCCCAAGAAGCGAAAAAACGGGGTTTAAAAGTTTTGATGCACGCCCAGGCTTTAGGGGAAATCTCGGCCGAAAAAAAAGTCATTGCCGTTTCCGGCAATCATGGGAAAACCACCACCGCGGCTATAATTGCCCATCTTTTGACTTACGCCGGACTTGATCCGTCCTTTGCCGTGGGTTGCGGCGATATCTTTTCTTTAGGGACACCCGGTCACGCCGGTTTGGGAGACTATTTTGTGGTTGAGGCTGATGAGTACGTGACCGACCCGGGTTTGGATCCCACGCCGAGGTTTTTTTGGCTCAAGCCGGATATTGCCGTTTTGACCAATATTGATTTTGATCATCCTGATGTTTACGATAACCTTGCGGAAATTAAGGAAGCCTTTCTGACTTTTGCCCAAAAAATTCCCCCGGACGGTTTGCTTGTGGCCGGCATTGACGATGAAAACGTTAGAAAAATCTTACCTTTTTTCCATAAGCCTGTTTTAACCTACGGATTCTCTACCTTGGCTGATTACCAAATCAGTCGTCTTTCTTTTGGTCCGTCGCTAACCTTCTTCAACTTGAAATATAAAAATACGGATTTGGGTAAATTTACGTTAAAGATTCCCGGTCAGTTTAATGTTTTGAATGCGGTTGCGGCCTGTATTGTCGCCAATTTTTTAGGTATTTCCTGGGAAAAAATTAAAGAAATTCTGCCCGGATTTTCCGGCACCAAAAGACGATTCGAGTTAATCTCTGAAAAAAAGAAGATCAAGTTTTTTGACGATTACGCTCATCATCCCGCCCAAATTAAAAGTACCCTGGCGGCAGCCAAAGCCTGGTTCCCCGGTAAAAGAATTATCTGTCTTTTTCAGCCGCACACTTTCTCACGAACCAAAGCTCTTCTTTCGGCTTTTGGCCGGGCTTTTAGCGGTGCCGATGAGGTTGTCATTGTGGATATTTTTCCTTCGGCTCGAGAAAAAGTTGATAAAACAATTAGCAGTAAAATTTTAGCGTTAGAAATTAAAAAAAACCAAAAAAATGTTCATTATTTTGCCAAATTAAACGAAGCCGGTGATTTTTTAGCGAAAATTCTTCTTCCCGGCGACATCATGTTGACGATGGGAGCGGGAGATGTTTATAAAATTTATGATGATTTAATTTCTAAAATATGA